A genomic stretch from Mycobacterium paraterrae includes:
- a CDS encoding DUF4236 domain-containing protein, with the protein MSFYIRKSLRAGPFRFNLNKSGVGVSVGVPGFRVGTGPRGNYVHMGRGGVYYRATLNSRKKTGGPRTTLPSSQPAVFRPSGVVMEDVTGATALNLAPTGSDDLVEQLNSAAACISWGWWAVGVTVVLGLLTMPAGLILWLLLAPGCVWLMLNDRARKTVILFYDVEDGHLAWSESLVQAWSWLTESQKLWRVVQSGNIATTYQFKTNSGASRLLDRVQASANTSGPKELSTNIAVPALTAGKAALYFLPDRLLVREGNHFGDLNYTHLSARAGNTRFIEDGAIPRDAVQVGQTWQYVNVKGGPDRRYKNNRVLPIMRYGTIDFISDQGLQWQLHVSRVEAASPISQAVSAMPTETRSVTPLPTAPQQPAKPDPQPLTPPRAPSQPSSNFAAIHSNRPTPSRADERFLRANLTRKRTPYPASTATFTALDLETTGLDANVDRIVEIGLVKFTGDGSIIDEFATLVNNPGSDAAARAIHGIDDSDLLDAPTTKQVLVEALAFIAGTIVVAHNCDFEERFLTAAARSANIALPPLVDVCTLQTSRRQLEGRAFSLTAMYKTATGAWVDRRHAALGDARAVREVMLWLLRNSPEQLYLTQTAAPVNVIAAEECPISCRPIPLTRSSVAELLDSFPQSPKIRTGDATQVQRYRNLLADAVHDGRLTYEEADALTKQARLTRLTGPQLRTIHQQAWEATYPSAKAADWTSLAPVERREMYLLADALGLTDLAHRINEAIQACAEPAPPPEARYLRGLRIAVVGDHSEVDELRKHAESYGAKLAVNITKTVKWMVSVTPDSNDSRHSTARRLGIPIVSPAEGSIRLDEALREAELKAYERQREIDRYAAIRKQQSDEADAYWRPSWRREELDHDPEPEHWWD; encoded by the coding sequence GTGAGTTTTTATATCCGCAAGAGCTTGCGCGCCGGGCCATTCCGGTTCAACCTCAATAAGTCCGGCGTCGGCGTTAGCGTCGGTGTTCCCGGGTTCCGAGTGGGCACGGGTCCGCGCGGCAACTACGTGCATATGGGTCGTGGCGGGGTCTACTACCGCGCCACGCTTAATAGTCGCAAGAAGACCGGTGGCCCACGAACGACACTGCCTAGTTCTCAACCGGCCGTCTTTCGGCCAAGCGGTGTAGTCATGGAGGACGTCACAGGCGCAACCGCATTGAATTTGGCGCCAACGGGCAGCGATGATCTGGTGGAGCAACTGAACTCTGCAGCCGCGTGCATCTCTTGGGGATGGTGGGCCGTAGGTGTCACCGTCGTTCTGGGACTGCTAACTATGCCTGCTGGCCTCATTTTGTGGCTTCTGCTCGCACCTGGTTGCGTTTGGTTAATGCTGAACGACCGGGCACGCAAGACCGTAATTCTTTTCTATGACGTCGAGGATGGACACCTCGCCTGGTCCGAATCGCTTGTTCAGGCATGGTCGTGGTTGACCGAATCACAGAAGCTGTGGCGCGTCGTTCAGTCGGGCAACATCGCCACTACCTATCAGTTCAAGACGAACTCCGGGGCGAGTCGATTGCTCGACCGTGTACAGGCTTCGGCGAACACGTCTGGGCCCAAAGAACTCTCGACGAATATCGCCGTGCCAGCGCTCACCGCGGGGAAGGCGGCGTTGTATTTCCTGCCGGATCGACTGTTGGTCCGAGAGGGTAACCACTTCGGCGATCTCAATTACACCCACTTGAGCGCCCGTGCAGGCAATACACGATTCATCGAGGATGGTGCTATCCCTCGCGACGCCGTCCAAGTCGGCCAGACTTGGCAATACGTCAATGTTAAGGGCGGCCCCGACCGCCGTTACAAGAACAACCGTGTCCTTCCGATAATGCGTTATGGCACAATCGATTTCATCAGCGACCAGGGGTTGCAGTGGCAGCTGCACGTCTCACGCGTAGAAGCAGCGTCGCCGATATCTCAGGCCGTATCGGCGATGCCAACAGAAACTCGCAGTGTAACGCCACTACCCACAGCACCCCAGCAGCCCGCCAAACCTGACCCACAGCCATTAACCCCGCCGCGAGCGCCATCACAGCCAAGTTCAAACTTCGCCGCGATTCACTCGAATCGGCCTACACCGTCACGTGCCGACGAACGGTTCCTTCGAGCCAATTTGACCCGCAAGCGGACCCCGTATCCGGCGAGCACAGCAACGTTCACTGCTCTCGACCTTGAGACCACGGGCCTAGACGCAAACGTTGATCGGATCGTCGAGATTGGACTCGTCAAGTTCACGGGTGACGGCAGCATAATCGACGAATTCGCGACATTAGTAAATAACCCCGGATCCGATGCTGCTGCGCGCGCGATTCACGGTATTGATGACAGCGACCTGCTCGATGCGCCGACGACGAAACAAGTACTCGTTGAAGCACTCGCTTTTATCGCTGGGACTATCGTCGTCGCCCATAACTGCGACTTCGAGGAACGTTTCCTCACTGCGGCAGCACGATCCGCGAATATCGCTTTGCCGCCGCTGGTTGACGTGTGCACGCTCCAGACCTCCCGCAGACAGCTCGAGGGGCGCGCATTCAGTCTCACCGCGATGTACAAAACAGCAACGGGCGCGTGGGTAGACCGGCGACATGCCGCGCTCGGCGATGCTCGTGCGGTTCGCGAGGTCATGCTCTGGCTTCTGAGAAACTCGCCAGAGCAGCTTTACCTGACGCAGACCGCCGCGCCGGTGAACGTAATCGCTGCCGAGGAATGTCCGATCAGCTGCCGTCCAATACCACTCACGAGAAGCTCTGTCGCGGAACTCCTCGATTCGTTCCCCCAGTCACCGAAGATCCGCACTGGCGACGCGACCCAAGTTCAGCGGTACCGGAATCTCCTTGCAGACGCGGTTCACGACGGACGGCTAACTTACGAAGAGGCTGATGCCCTCACCAAACAGGCACGATTGACTCGACTAACAGGTCCTCAACTCCGCACCATTCACCAACAAGCATGGGAAGCAACGTATCCGAGCGCGAAGGCTGCAGACTGGACATCTTTAGCGCCTGTCGAGCGGCGTGAAATGTATCTGCTGGCCGATGCACTAGGACTAACCGACTTGGCTCACCGCATCAATGAGGCGATTCAAGCATGCGCAGAACCTGCGCCTCCGCCTGAGGCCCGTTATCTAAGAGGACTGCGGATCGCTGTGGTCGGCGACCACAGCGAGGTAGATGAACTACGCAAGCATGCCGAGTCCTACGGCGCGAAGTTGGCGGTGAACATAACCAAGACCGTCAAGTGGATGGTCAGCGTCACACCGGACTCAAACGATTCGAGACATTCGACTGCGCGCAGACTCGGCATTCCGATAGTCAGTCCCGCAGAGGGGTCGATCCGACTCGATGAAGCCTTGCGAGAGGCAGAGCTGAAGGCCTACGAGCGACAACGCGAAATCGACCGGTACGCGGCTATTCGAAAGCAACAATCAGACGAGGCGGATGCTTACTGGCGACCATCCTGGCGGCGTGAAGAACTAGACCACGACCCAGAACCTGAGCATTGGTGGGATTGA
- a CDS encoding L,D-transpeptidase — MAGRFNRLQHRGRRWLAVLVVPLAVFGAGACGSNGGAPAPKAIMDKATPFGDLLVPKLTTSVADGAVGVAVDSPVTVSADDGVLASVEMVNENGGTVEGQLSADGVRWSTTERLGYNRLYTLTAKARGLGGVATRQLSFRTHSPHNLAMAYPRPSEGEVVGVGETVAVQFDENIANRQAAEKAIHVTTDPPVEGAFYWLNNREVRWRPEHFWKPGTNVDVAVDTYGVDLGDGLFGQDNAHTHFTIGDEVIATADDTTKMVTVRVNGEVVKTMPTSMGKDSTPTASGTYILGVRFAHMIMDSSTYGVPVNSPNGYRTEVDYATQMSYSGVFVHSAPWSVGAQGHTNTSHGCLNVSPSNAQWFFENTKRGDVVQVLNTIGPPLSGTEGLGDWNIPWDQWHAGNAKT, encoded by the coding sequence GTGGCAGGTCGCTTCAACAGGCTTCAGCATCGAGGCCGGCGGTGGCTGGCCGTGCTGGTGGTGCCGCTCGCGGTGTTCGGTGCGGGGGCCTGCGGCAGCAACGGCGGGGCGCCGGCACCCAAGGCGATCATGGACAAGGCCACGCCGTTCGGCGACCTGCTGGTGCCCAAACTCACCACCTCCGTCGCCGACGGCGCGGTCGGCGTCGCCGTCGACAGCCCAGTGACGGTGAGCGCGGACGACGGCGTGCTGGCCTCCGTCGAGATGGTCAACGAGAACGGCGGCACCGTCGAGGGTCAACTCAGCGCCGACGGTGTGCGCTGGTCGACCACTGAACGGCTGGGCTACAACCGGCTGTACACGCTGACCGCGAAGGCGCGTGGGCTGGGCGGCGTCGCGACTCGACAACTGTCCTTCCGGACGCATTCGCCGCACAACCTGGCGATGGCCTACCCGCGACCCAGCGAAGGCGAGGTCGTCGGCGTCGGCGAGACGGTCGCCGTTCAGTTCGACGAGAACATCGCCAACCGCCAGGCCGCCGAAAAGGCGATTCACGTCACCACCGATCCGCCCGTCGAGGGGGCGTTCTATTGGTTGAACAATCGTGAAGTGCGTTGGCGTCCCGAGCATTTCTGGAAGCCAGGGACCAACGTTGACGTCGCCGTCGACACCTATGGCGTCGACCTGGGCGACGGCTTGTTCGGTCAGGACAACGCCCACACGCACTTCACGATCGGCGACGAGGTGATCGCGACCGCCGACGACACCACCAAGATGGTGACCGTCCGCGTCAACGGTGAGGTCGTCAAGACCATGCCGACGTCGATGGGCAAGGACAGCACACCCACGGCCAGCGGGACCTACATCCTCGGGGTGCGATTCGCCCACATGATCATGGATTCGTCGACCTACGGCGTTCCGGTCAACTCGCCCAACGGATATCGCACCGAGGTCGACTACGCCACCCAGATGTCCTACAGCGGCGTCTTCGTGCACTCGGCGCCGTGGTCAGTGGGCGCCCAGGGGCACACCAACACCAGCCACGGCTGTCTCAACGTGAGCCCGAGCAACGCCCAGTGGTTCTTCGAGAACACCAAACGCGGTGACGTCGTCCAGGTGCTCAACACGATCGGACCGCCACTGTCGGGCACCGAGGGCCTCGGCGACTGGAACATCCCGTGGGATCAGTGGCACGCCGGCAACGCCAAGACCTGA
- a CDS encoding low temperature requirement protein A, protein MVEDDQQSGPRSEGNLELFFDLVFTFAMSQVTLLAVRDLSPTGFGRAALALLAVWWAWAGYTWLINTFDTENAWHEAVVIAAMAAMLVAAAALPAAFASGALVFALALLVVRLIHVLKFVAYSAHEDPELRRGTRRIAPAFVAAPALIVVAAFIDSPGRELLWIAAAVIDYGAPGVLGLGGFRVSPSYFVSRHGSIIIIALGEVVVQLGGAARQLDRWPVIAALVLGVAVIATFWWTYFGLTSGAKQRLEQVTGIERAHLARDAYSYLHLPLVAGIMLFAVGAHATIEHATVPLALAPATALAFGVALFYLADVAYRWRDHRQLAVDRAVTGGVAAVTLPLLLHIPALAALGLLAAIGVCRLSWELWRRPRIGPAVAGQAR, encoded by the coding sequence ATGGTTGAAGACGACCAGCAGTCGGGCCCGCGGTCGGAGGGCAACCTCGAGCTGTTCTTCGACCTGGTGTTCACCTTCGCCATGTCGCAGGTCACGTTGCTGGCGGTGCGCGATCTTTCGCCGACGGGCTTCGGCCGGGCGGCGCTGGCACTGCTCGCGGTGTGGTGGGCGTGGGCGGGCTACACCTGGCTCATCAACACCTTCGACACAGAAAACGCCTGGCACGAAGCCGTAGTGATCGCCGCGATGGCGGCGATGCTCGTCGCCGCGGCGGCGCTTCCGGCTGCGTTTGCATCGGGTGCGTTGGTGTTCGCTCTGGCGCTGTTGGTGGTTCGGTTGATCCACGTGCTGAAGTTTGTCGCCTATTCCGCGCACGAGGATCCCGAACTGCGGCGCGGCACCCGACGAATAGCCCCGGCGTTTGTGGCTGCGCCCGCCCTCATCGTGGTCGCCGCATTTATTGACTCGCCCGGCCGCGAACTGCTCTGGATAGCCGCGGCCGTCATCGACTACGGCGCGCCCGGCGTGCTCGGCCTCGGAGGATTTCGCGTTTCACCGTCCTACTTCGTATCCCGTCACGGGTCGATCATCATCATCGCGCTCGGCGAGGTAGTCGTTCAGTTAGGCGGAGCGGCGCGACAACTCGACCGCTGGCCGGTGATCGCGGCGCTGGTCCTGGGGGTTGCCGTCATCGCGACGTTCTGGTGGACCTACTTCGGATTGACCTCGGGGGCCAAGCAACGGCTAGAGCAGGTGACCGGTATCGAGCGGGCCCATCTTGCCCGCGACGCCTACAGCTACCTGCATCTGCCGCTCGTCGCCGGCATCATGTTGTTCGCCGTCGGCGCCCACGCCACCATCGAGCACGCCACCGTCCCGCTGGCATTGGCACCCGCGACGGCACTGGCCTTCGGTGTGGCCCTGTTCTACCTCGCCGACGTCGCCTACCGATGGCGTGACCATCGGCAGCTCGCCGTCGACCGCGCCGTGACGGGAGGGGTTGCCGCGGTGACCCTGCCACTGCTGTTGCATATCCCCGCTCTCGCAGCGCTCGGTCTGCTCGCCGCTATCGGGGTCTGCCGGCTGAGTTGGGAGCTGTGGCGGCGCCCGCGGATCGGCCCGGCCGTGGCCGGGCAGGCGCGGTGA